The following are encoded in a window of Paenibacillaceae bacterium GAS479 genomic DNA:
- a CDS encoding DNA-binding response regulator, OmpR family, contains REC and winged-helix (wHTH) domain: protein MDTKVLVVDDEKSIASAVAYALRREGYEVETAHDGEEALEKVESFRPRVLVLDIMMPRLNGYEVCRRLEKRNEIGIILLTVKNEIVDKIVGLELGADDYMTKPFEIRELLARIKALARRLERIPAEPQEQPDKGGLSINPGSRAAYVGDRELDLTRREFDLLAMLFTHPERVYTREELLDLVWGIDYDGGTRTVDLHIQRLRKKLGEPSQSMLQTVYGIGYKVSAGIGGEQ from the coding sequence ATGGATACTAAAGTACTCGTTGTCGACGACGAAAAAAGCATTGCTTCCGCCGTCGCTTATGCTCTTCGGAGGGAAGGTTATGAGGTTGAAACCGCCCATGACGGCGAGGAAGCGTTGGAGAAAGTAGAGAGCTTCCGCCCTCGAGTGCTGGTACTTGATATCATGATGCCTCGCTTAAATGGCTACGAAGTATGCCGCCGTTTGGAAAAAAGAAATGAAATTGGCATTATTTTACTGACAGTCAAAAATGAAATCGTCGACAAAATTGTTGGCCTGGAGCTCGGCGCAGATGATTATATGACCAAACCGTTCGAGATTCGTGAGCTCTTAGCACGGATTAAGGCGCTTGCCCGCAGATTGGAGCGTATCCCTGCGGAACCGCAGGAACAACCAGATAAAGGTGGCTTAAGTATTAATCCAGGAAGTCGCGCCGCATACGTCGGAGACAGGGAGCTCGATCTTACGCGCAGAGAGTTCGATCTGCTAGCCATGCTGTTCACCCATCCAGAGAGAGTCTACACCCGGGAGGAGTTACTAGATCTAGTTTGGGGCATAGATTATGACGGCGGCACACGTACGGTAGATCTGCACATTCAGCGGCTTCGCAAAAAGCTCGGGGAGCCCTCGCAATCCATGCTTCAGACCGTTTATGGAATTGGCTACAAAGTGTCAGCGGGCATTGGGGGAGAGCAGTAA
- a CDS encoding methyl-accepting chemotaxis protein, with amino-acid sequence MKENVKSNEKIVSTVSLVGKVLKGKLKNRLITWFIVVSLIPLVLTSVFVYSTSSSKLIEKQSDSYVSLVKSRAEMMDQYFKERMSEMKILATTTDIRAEDTANKMKFIQSLKENAPHYDGNTFIGMDGLVKADTFEKSVGIDLGMRPFFKNAMEGKETYTDVILAKTTGQRSIIVAVPVKQADGKVTGALTGLVNFEKFTNEIFKSLYIDNGVGYPIVIDSSGKIQLHKNKELIGKTAEEAKLPSGLVKILGQKKAEATSFDYSDAGEEYTVAYAPVPTTGYNIYMNIPEDSITAAVSSIKWSVFLIVVAVCLVVILLAYFIARQITRPIVAVAEAAERVSNGDLNQVELAVKSNDEVGKLTSAVNTMIRTLRQFIQQVNRTAENVAISAEELSANAEHTSKATEHIAMSIQEVADGSDQQVNNVEESVRSIHQVAQGVQQISNNAQSVAHSALNASESAEMGNRKLQSVMQQMQSIQNTVNTINGTVKQLGQRSSAIDNIVKVISDIAAQTNLLALNAAIEAARAGEQGRGFAVVAGEVRKLSEQSAQSTQQIAKLLAAIQSETVLAIDSIEEGTREVAIGMDVVNQAGAAFTEILDSVQQVASQIQEVTTYSLQMNSNTEHAVEQVNVITEIAGRSAEGTQNVSAATEEQLAAMEQVSASATSLAEMAEDLQSYLRQYKV; translated from the coding sequence ATGAAAGAAAATGTAAAATCAAATGAGAAGATTGTATCCACGGTTAGTTTAGTGGGTAAGGTGCTTAAGGGGAAGCTTAAAAATCGACTGATAACTTGGTTTATTGTCGTGTCCCTTATTCCCCTTGTCCTTACCTCAGTATTTGTATATAGTACATCGTCATCCAAATTGATTGAAAAACAAAGTGATTCCTATGTTTCGCTTGTGAAAAGTAGAGCTGAAATGATGGATCAGTATTTTAAAGAGCGTATGAGTGAAATGAAAATACTCGCAACTACGACTGATATTCGTGCAGAAGATACTGCGAATAAGATGAAATTTATCCAAAGTTTAAAAGAGAACGCCCCGCACTATGACGGGAACACATTTATCGGTATGGATGGCCTTGTGAAAGCAGACACATTTGAGAAGAGTGTTGGCATTGATTTAGGCATGAGGCCTTTCTTCAAAAATGCCATGGAAGGAAAAGAAACATACACGGATGTTATTTTAGCGAAGACGACAGGCCAACGCTCGATTATTGTAGCCGTACCTGTAAAGCAGGCGGATGGGAAAGTGACGGGTGCCTTAACCGGACTTGTTAATTTTGAAAAATTCACTAATGAAATCTTTAAAAGCTTGTACATTGACAATGGGGTGGGGTACCCGATTGTTATAGACAGTTCAGGGAAGATTCAACTCCACAAAAATAAAGAATTAATCGGAAAGACGGCTGAGGAAGCGAAGCTGCCGTCAGGATTAGTTAAGATTTTGGGTCAAAAAAAGGCTGAAGCAACGTCTTTTGACTACTCGGATGCTGGAGAAGAGTATACCGTTGCGTATGCTCCAGTTCCTACCACTGGATATAACATCTATATGAACATTCCTGAAGATTCGATTACAGCAGCTGTTTCTTCTATTAAATGGTCAGTGTTCCTTATCGTAGTTGCCGTCTGTTTGGTTGTCATCCTGCTTGCCTACTTTATTGCACGGCAGATTACGCGTCCGATCGTTGCAGTTGCGGAAGCTGCGGAGCGTGTATCTAACGGTGATTTGAATCAAGTGGAATTAGCCGTGAAGTCGAATGATGAAGTTGGCAAGCTGACTAGCGCAGTAAATACGATGATTCGTACGCTGCGTCAGTTTATTCAGCAAGTTAATCGTACAGCTGAAAATGTAGCAATATCTGCTGAGGAACTGTCTGCTAACGCGGAGCATACGAGCAAAGCGACGGAACATATTGCAATGTCGATTCAAGAGGTAGCAGATGGTTCTGATCAGCAAGTAAATAATGTGGAAGAAAGTGTGCGTTCAATCCATCAAGTTGCCCAAGGGGTTCAGCAAATATCAAACAACGCCCAGAGTGTTGCTCATTCTGCTTTGAACGCTTCGGAAAGTGCTGAAATGGGCAACCGTAAACTACAATCGGTCATGCAGCAAATGCAATCCATACAAAATACCGTTAACACGATAAATGGTACCGTTAAGCAGCTGGGACAGCGCTCGTCTGCCATCGACAATATCGTTAAGGTCATCTCGGATATTGCGGCGCAAACGAACTTGTTGGCGCTGAATGCTGCGATTGAGGCGGCACGTGCTGGTGAGCAAGGACGCGGCTTTGCAGTCGTAGCCGGTGAGGTTCGCAAGCTATCGGAGCAATCGGCTCAATCAACGCAGCAGATCGCTAAGCTGCTCGCTGCCATTCAGAGCGAGACTGTGCTAGCGATTGATTCAATAGAAGAAGGCACACGTGAAGTTGCGATTGGCATGGATGTCGTGAACCAAGCAGGTGCAGCGTTTACTGAGATATTAGATTCTGTTCAGCAAGTAGCTTCACAAATTCAAGAGGTAACGACCTATTCGCTCCAGATGAACAGCAACACGGAACACGCTGTTGAGCAGGTGAATGTGATTACCGAAATTGCAGGACGTTCAGCAGAGGGGACGCAAAATGTATCTGCTGCAACGGAGGAGCAATTGGCGGCAATGGAGCAAGTAAGTGCTTCGGCAACATCGTTAGCAGAAATGGCAGAGGATTTGCAATCTTACTTACGCCAATATAAAGTGTAA
- a CDS encoding putative membrane protein (non-canonical start codon;~manually curated) has product MALKQTPDSYKPTTKRNFTTWIIGISLVANFVILMLFFGPVGYKGSLSWDITILPRINAILNSFTFIFLVAALVSIIRKNIKLHKGFILAAFTSTLLFLVTYLTFHYLSPETAKFGGEGIWRPIYFTILITHSFLAAVIVPLALFSLVWGWTNQVQKHKRIVRWTMPIWLYVSFTGVIVYLFMAPYYVNG; this is encoded by the coding sequence ATCGCTCTGAAACAGACTCCAGATTCGTACAAGCCGACGACAAAGCGTAACTTTACGACTTGGATCATCGGTATCTCTTTAGTCGCAAACTTTGTTATTCTAATGCTGTTCTTTGGGCCGGTTGGTTATAAAGGCAGTCTTTCCTGGGACATTACGATTCTGCCGAGGATTAATGCCATCTTGAACAGCTTCACGTTCATTTTCCTTGTGGCGGCTCTTGTGTCGATCATCCGCAAAAACATCAAGCTGCACAAAGGTTTCATTTTAGCTGCGTTCACCTCGACGCTGCTGTTCCTCGTCACCTACTTAACCTTCCACTACCTGTCTCCGGAGACAGCGAAGTTCGGAGGAGAAGGTATTTGGCGCCCAATTTACTTTACCATTCTCATCACGCACAGCTTCCTTGCTGCGGTCATCGTGCCGCTGGCATTGTTCTCTCTCGTATGGGGCTGGACGAATCAGGTGCAAAAGCATAAGCGCATCGTGCGGTGGACGATGCCGATTTGGCTGTATGTCAGCTTTACTGGCGTCATCGTGTATCTCTTCATGGCTCCGTATTATGTAAACGGCTGA
- a CDS encoding gamma-glutamyltranspeptidase / glutathione hydrolase yields MRSSMKKGSVLLMTTAMCFSIYGPSVNAANRPTTMAPNGIVTTPHYLASAAALEVLEEGGNAVDAAIAAQATLAVVYPQYTGIGGDAFWLVYNAKTKELKALNASGRSGEKTTIDFYKNKGFEKIPSRGYLAANTVPGTVSGWGEAYKYAEQTMNLSMDWDDLMERAISYADKGYPVTPNQERWTNSAIDPTDKELKDLGRFETFSKVFLKPDGKPYKTGEMMVQKDLAKTLKRIAKNGASEFYRGETGKLIAADIQANGGSLTRKDFIDHKADWVKPISVDYRGYQAYNVPPNSQGMASLSILNILNNFDLKKMGDGSADYYHVMVEATKQAFADRDKYLTDPDFNKIPVDDLLSKEHGKNLAARIDMNKAAENVKPLDPKGDTVWLGIVDKDGNAVSVIQSHYFDWGAGVVAKDTGVLLQNRGSFFSLDKNHVNDLEPKKRTFHTLNPAMLMKDGKPYMLYGTQGGEGQPQTQASLVTRYVDFGLSVQDAIEAPRWLHGRNWGESANGLRMEGRIPQSVMDELARRGHPVKKIDDYTDQVGQSGMVVIDPSTNVKFAGADPRGEGAALGY; encoded by the coding sequence ATGCGTAGTTCAATGAAAAAAGGGTCAGTTTTGTTAATGACAACAGCAATGTGCTTTTCAATTTATGGGCCATCTGTTAATGCAGCTAATCGTCCTACGACGATGGCGCCGAACGGAATCGTTACCACACCTCATTATTTAGCTTCCGCTGCAGCGCTCGAAGTGCTTGAAGAGGGGGGGAATGCGGTTGATGCAGCGATTGCTGCACAAGCTACGCTCGCGGTTGTATATCCGCAATACACAGGTATAGGCGGAGATGCATTCTGGCTTGTCTACAACGCGAAGACAAAAGAGCTTAAAGCGTTGAATGCAAGTGGTCGTTCCGGTGAGAAGACAACAATTGACTTTTATAAAAATAAGGGCTTTGAAAAAATTCCTTCTCGCGGATATCTGGCAGCTAACACAGTTCCAGGGACAGTATCGGGTTGGGGCGAAGCTTACAAATATGCAGAACAAACGATGAACTTGTCCATGGACTGGGATGACTTGATGGAACGCGCAATCAGTTATGCGGACAAAGGTTACCCTGTAACTCCTAACCAAGAAAGATGGACAAACTCTGCTATCGATCCAACTGATAAAGAGCTTAAAGACCTGGGTCGTTTTGAAACGTTCAGCAAAGTTTTCTTGAAGCCGGATGGCAAGCCTTACAAAACAGGCGAAATGATGGTACAAAAAGATTTGGCGAAAACGTTGAAGCGTATTGCTAAAAACGGCGCTAGTGAATTTTACAGGGGTGAAACGGGTAAATTGATCGCTGCTGACATTCAAGCTAACGGCGGCTCCTTAACTCGTAAAGATTTCATTGATCACAAAGCGGACTGGGTTAAACCAATCTCTGTTGACTACCGTGGCTACCAAGCTTACAACGTTCCACCGAACTCTCAAGGTATGGCTTCCTTGTCTATCTTGAACATTTTGAACAACTTTGACCTGAAGAAAATGGGCGATGGTTCAGCTGACTACTACCACGTTATGGTTGAAGCTACTAAGCAAGCTTTTGCTGATCGTGACAAATATTTGACTGATCCAGACTTCAATAAAATTCCAGTTGATGATCTGCTGTCTAAAGAGCACGGTAAAAACCTCGCTGCACGCATTGATATGAACAAAGCTGCAGAGAACGTTAAACCGCTTGATCCTAAAGGTGACACAGTTTGGCTCGGAATCGTTGATAAAGACGGTAATGCTGTATCCGTTATCCAAAGTCATTACTTTGACTGGGGTGCAGGCGTAGTCGCAAAAGACACAGGCGTTCTATTGCAAAACCGTGGTAGCTTCTTCTCCTTGGATAAGAATCACGTAAACGACCTGGAGCCTAAGAAACGTACGTTCCATACACTCAATCCTGCAATGTTGATGAAAGACGGCAAGCCTTATATGTTATACGGTACACAAGGCGGCGAGGGACAACCTCAAACACAAGCATCCTTAGTTACGCGTTATGTTGATTTTGGCTTGTCGGTTCAAGATGCGATTGAAGCACCAAGATGGCTGCATGGCCGTAACTGGGGCGAGTCTGCTAACGGATTAAGAATGGAAGGCCGTATCCCGCAATCCGTAATGGATGAATTGGCACGTCGCGGTCATCCAGTGAAAAAAATTGACGACTACACAGACCAAGTTGGTCAATCCGGTATGGTTGTGATTGATCCAAGCACAAATGTTAAGTTTGCTGGCGCTGACCCACGTGGTGAAGGTGCGGCTTTAGGCTATTAA